AGCAGGCTGGCACGCGGTGTACCGTTTGTATAAAAATCAATGGAATTATTATCCATGGTACCAAACGAACCTCTTGTTCCAAACCTGTTTCCTCCCTGTAGCCAGGGATTCATGCGTAATGTATCGCCACCAACAACAAATATGCTGTCGTTTATTTTTAGCAATCCTCTTCTGAACTCCGTTCTTCCCCTTCCTTTATTGAACAGGAAACCGGGAACAGTCTGTGTATGATTTTCGATGATCAGCTCTGCCGTATCACAGGTGTTCGTGATCTTCACACTATCGGCTTTGATGGTGTAAACATATTGGGCATGGATCCCCTGCATGGTGCAAACAAGCACTAACAAAAACAGGTAACGTTTCATATCAGGATGCATTTATTAAACTAAGTTCAAACTCTCACTACTTTATAACCCGCAATTTGTAAGCATCAGACGCTATGGTAACCGCACTGTTACTGGCATTATAAGCCTGCAAGGTTACCGTGTTAGCCGATGTTACAAATGCGGTTACTATTATAGAAGGCGGATTGGCTCCACTATTGGCGCTAACGTTTACCACATCACCGGGCTGAGCGCCGGTAACAGTTAACGTAGTTGTAAGTGCTGTAAAAGCGCTAAGCGCAACACCGCCAAAGTTGGTGGTAATTTGTCCACCTACCGTTTTAGTCAGTTTATAACGGGATCCATTTTCAGTTAAATAAAGGTCAGCGCCATCAAATTCAATAGCACCGTTTTCAGGAGTGGTAAGTACAGCCCCAGCCGTTAATTTCACGGGTGCGGTACCGGCACTGCCATCACTCGCAGCAACGTGCACTTTTGCACTCATAGCTGTAATGCCGCCTATGCCCATATTTGCGGATACAGTTCCATTTCCAGTCACCTGCAATTTTGAACCATTATCTACCACCGTTGCTCCACTGCTAAATATCCAATTGCCTGCATTATTTACCAATCCCTGAATTTGATTATCGCTTGCTCCTTTTGTGGTAAAATATATTCCAGCTCCAGGGTCACTTGAATAACAAGAAAAGCGCAAACCTTTTGCTGTTCTGGTCCATAAGACAGCGGCATCTGGTCCACCGTTAAGATTTGATGCGCCGCTTCCAGCGATATATAACTGTACTATTTCATTAACATCGTTTTGAAAATGAAGTCCGCATCCGGCCGAAACGCCGGAACTTAAATTTTTGGCCCCAATAGCTCTTAACATAAAATCGGCCGAATATGGCTGGATATTGATAAGCGGATCATACCCATCGTATAGGTTTTTGGGATAAAGTGAGATCAGGGAATTAACAGATAAAGGAGTATTTTGCCCATTACCACCAAAAACATATCCTCTGTTATCGATGAAAGTGAGGGTTGGACTATACGACGAAACTGAATTAAATTTTAGGGTAGCGGTATTTGATGATTTATTGATTGTAAACCGGCTCGCATCCACCGTATCTAAAACTGAAATTCCATTTGTAACCTGAAGTTTTTCTGCACCATTTGGAGTCGCCGAATTAATTAAAAGCGAACCGCCGCCGGTTAACGATAAATTGTAACCGGAAGAGGGAATTTCCCGGTCTCCAAACAAACGCGCCGGACTTCCCGGTTGCCCCGGGATCTGACCTAACTGAATTACATTATTAGTGACTGACAAACCATTATTCGCCTTTGGAGAACTTATTTTTAAAGTATCTCCCCCAATTATATACATGCTGTCATTAATAGCAATCATACCACGCCTAAATTCCGTACGCCCTCTTCCTTTATTATATAAGAAACCTGGTACAGTCTGCGTGTGGTTCTCAATAATAAGCTCTGCCGTATCACAGGTGTTCGTGATCTTCACACTGTCGGCTTTGATGGTATAAACATATTGGGCAGACGCTGCCCGGCTTATACCAATGAGTATAAGCAATAGCAATAAACGACTCATAAATGCTACCGTTGTAGTTTTATAAATAAAATAAATTCAGGAATTTACATCCCGGCAATAGGTAATAAATGATTACGGCGATAATAATTCAGCAGGCGAGCCTGATCGTTTATATAATATAGAGGGGGGAAATGTATTAACAGGCCCCAGGAAAACGTAAGAATATGGGTTACAGCTACAATTCATAAACAGATAGTGGTTGGGTTACTGAAATGGTTATTTTTGAATCCTGGAGAGTGCTATCGAAACAAAAATACTTATTCAGTTGCTCTTGATCCGTTAATCGAAAATTAGCTTTGCGTTACCAAATTCAACTAACCTCAATTAACAGTGCCAAAGATAATTGTCTTGTTTCAAATTGCTCCAAAAAATTGACAAGTGTGTAAATTTTGGTAATAAACGTGTAAAAACAGCCGATAACTGTGTAAACCGAATTCACCGTCTTATCTGAACCAAAGATATAGCGCAAAAAATTCCGCAGGGAAAAATCGGGCAAGTTTAGTTAGACACGAATACACCATCACCATCGGTTGTTTATTTATGATATTATTGAAGCATCATTCCAATATCGATACCAGCTGTCTTTGTGTCAATAAAAAATTCAAGTCACAAAAACCAGGGCACAGGGATTCATATTCCGACTACCTGAGTTTTATCGGAAATTCAAAAATTAAAGCCTTGTGCCTTGCAACTTGTTTCTTGTGCCTTTATACTTAAATTGCGGTAGTTATGCGACAACTTGCAGCTATATTATTTGCGGATATGACGGGGTATACAGCCCTGATGCAGGAAAATGAGCAACTGGCCCGTAGCAAACGCCAGCGGCTGAAGGAAGTGCTGGAAGCCACTATCCCCCGCTTTTATGGTAAAATTTTACAATATTACGGCGATGGTTCGTTGAGTATTTTTAACAGCGCCATCGATAGCGTGCACGCCGCCATCGAGATCCAGCAACTACTGCAACAATCCCCTGCAGTTGATCTGCGCATCGGCATCCATACCGGGGATGTGACCATCGAGGAAGAAGCCATTTTCGGCGACGGCGTTAACCTGGCTTCCCGTATTGAGTCTTTGGCCGTGCCCGGTGGTGTTTTTGTCTCCGAAAAAGTATATGACGAGATCCGCAACCAGCAACATATTCAAACCCGTGAGTTGGGATATTTTGAATTAAAGAACATCAAACAACCCATCCGGGTTTTTGCCATCGCCAACAATGGTATTGTGGTACCCGGCCGCCATGAAGTGCGGGGAAAAACCACCGCGCCCAACAATCGCCTGGCGGTGCTGCCCTTTGTTAATATGAGCGCCGATCCCGAAAATGAATTTTTCAGTGACGGGATTACCGAAGAACTGTTAAACGCGCTTACCCGCGTGGATGGACTGCAGGTAACCTCCCGTACTTCGGCCTTCGCGTTTAAAGGGAAGAATGACGACATTCGCGACATTGCCATCCAGCTTAACGTAGACAAAATACTGGAAGGCAGCGTGCGCAAGGCAGGCAACCGCGTTCGCATCACCGCCCAGCTGATCAATGCAGCGGATGGCTTTCACATCTGGAGTGAAACCTATGATCGTAAACTCGATGATATTTTTGAAGTGCAGGACGAGATCAGCGCCATTATCACCAATAAACTAAAAGAAAACCTGACCATTTCGCCCAAACAGGTACCAGGGATAAAATCCAGCATTAAGAACATTGCAGCCTATACGCATTATTTAAAGGGATTGCATTTTAAGAATAAACTCACTCCCGGCGATACCCGCAAGGCCATAGAATGTTTTAAGCAGGCTATTGCCATTGAGCCTGGTTATGCTGAAGCGTATGCCATGGTAGCGCAATCATACTGCGACCTGGGCACTAAGGGACAAATGATCCCACATACGGCTTTTGAAATTGGGCATCAGTATGCCGGCAAAGCGCTGGAGCTGGATGACACCATTGCAGAAGGACATATAGCCAAAGCCATGCCTTATTTATATTATGAATGGAAATGGCAGGATGCCTATGATTCTTTACAAAAAGCCATTGAGCTGAATCCAGGCGCCGTAGCAGCTTATGACCTGTTGGGTTTTTATTATATCGCCAAAGGACAAAAAGCGCAGGCCGTTAAAGTGCTGGAAGAAGCAGAACAAATTGACCCGCTCTCCCCCACTATTATCCGCTCACTGGGTATGATGTATATTTTTGCAGAACGTTTTGATGAGGGGATTGTGCAGGCAGAAAAATTGCTGGAGATGAACCCCGAAATGCGCAGCGCCCTTGAATTAAAAGCCTGGTGCATTGGCATGAAAGGCGACTGGCAAACAGCGCTCGGCTATTTTTTAGAAGTACACCGGTTGACCAATCATCCATTAAAAGGTTTGATGGGGCTGGGTCATGCGTATGCGCGCGTTGGTATGACAGACAAAGCCCTCGAATGCATTCAAAAGCTGGAACAACGCGAACTGGAAGAGCCCGACTCGGTGATCGATGGCGATTTTGCCGCTATTTACCTCGCCCTCGGCAACCTGGATAAAACTTTTTATTACCTGAATCATTGTATAGATAAACGACTGGGACCTGTGGCTTGTTTTATTGAATATCCTCCTTACAAAACAGTAAAAGCCGATCCCCGCTTTGAAGAGTTGAAACACCGGATGGGAATACCTTCTGCTTAGCCCCCGACAAACCACTTTCAAATAGCCCCTTTTTGGATTACTTTTGAGCCTTTATAGAACAACAAAGGCAATATGGCGTTATTAAAGGTTTCCGGGATAGGCAAACAATTGGGCACCACTACGGTTTTACAGGACATTTCGTTCAGCCAGAAAAAGGACCAAAAACTGGCGATCGTGGGTGAATCGGGCTCCGGAAAAAGCACCCTGCTAAAGATCATTGGCGGACTGATACAACCCGATTCCGGTGATGTGCTGTTCGGGAACAAACACGTAGAAGGACCGAATGAAAAACTGATCCCCGGCCATCCAAAAATGGCGTATTTGTCGCAACATTTTGAACTCCGCAATAATTACCGGGTAGAAGAAATTCTGGAATACGCCAATACCCTGCCCGAAAAGGAAGCGGAAACATTGTATGAGGTCTGCCATATCCGCCATTTACTGAAACGGAAAACCGACCAGGTTTCCGGTGGGGAGAAACAACGGATTGCCATGGCTCGCTTACTGATTGGTGCGCCTAAACTATTCTTGCTGGACGAACCGTTCTCGAACCTCGATAACCTGCACCGCAATACCCTGCGTGCTGTTATTAAGGCCATGGGTGAAAAACTGGGCATCACCTGTTTAATGGTATCACACGATCCCGTGGACGCCCTCAGCTGGGCCGATGAGATCATTGTAATGAAAAGCGGACAGATCATTCAGCAGAATACCCCGGAAAAAATTTACCGGCAGCCGGTTAATGAATATGCGGCCGGGTTATTCGGGAAATTCAATGCATTTACCAAAGCTGAAGCGGCGGCATTTGGCGAAATCCCCAAGGCCTGTGGCAATGGCAAACGGTTGTACATCCGCCCCGAAGCGTTTACGCTGACCCCTAAAAAAAGCAAAACGGCTGTCGCCGGAAAAGTTATCGGGGTTGCATTCCTGGGCAGCGGCTATGAAGTTGAAATTGCATTGCCTGCAAGTATGATCACGGTAAGAACAGAAGATAACACCCTTAAAAAAGGCGATACGGTTTATGTGACATTTAAAAAATAATTGTTTATGGAAACAATAGCTACGCCCGCCATTTCTTTCCGGCAAAAGGAAATAGTGAATCAATACACTACAGCGCTGGACAAACATATGCTGGAATTAAAAGCCGGCGAAGTGGAAGTCATGCATGAGATCAGGGACTTCGCCAATATGCTGCATATTCACCCCGTACACTTATCCAATACCATTAAGGAGGTGACAGGCAAAAGCGCCTGCGATCTTTTTGAAGAACGGCTGGTGACACTGTCTAAGGAAATGATTGCCACCACTTCCCTATCCATTGGCGAAATTGCCCGCCAGCTTACCTATGATCCTTCCAACTTTGTAAAATTCTTCAAAAAATACACGGGTATGACGCCTAAGAAGTATAGGGATAGTTTGTGAATCGGCAGTAACCCACCCCAAACTCCCGCAGAGCGGGACAGGCTCTCCCAGGAGGGGATAAATATACCCCGCGATAAAATTCAACGATTAACTTGTTAACCTGTCAACGTGTTAACGGTATTTCCTCTATCAACTCTATCAACCTGCCTTCTGCCATTCTTAAGCTATCACCATTTTTTCTTAAGCAGTCACCATTTTTCCTAAAGCAGTCACCACGCCTCCCCCGGCAATTGTTGCCAACTTTGTGTCATAATAAATAGCACAATATGTCAACAACAAAAATCGCATTGGTAACCGGCGGCAGCCGGGGTCTGGGAAAAGATATGGCGCTCAACCTGGGAAAAAAAGGCATCGACGTAATAATTACCTACAACAACAATGAAGCAGCCGCTACGGAAGTAGTAAAAGCAATAGAAGCCCTGGGTCAACAGGCAGCAGCCCTGCAACTCAACATGGCCAATCTGCCATCCTACAACGAATTTGTACAACAGGTGATTACTACCCTGCAATCAAAATGGAACACCAGTCAATTTGATTTTTTGATCAACAACGCAGGCATTGGCGGCGGTTTGCCTATTGAAAAAGTAACGGAAGAATTTTTTGATGAATTTTTAAATGTGCACTTTAAAGGTGTTTATTTTTTAACACAGAAACTGGTTCCTCATCTTAATAATGGCGGGCGCGTTATTAACATCTCCACCGGCACTACGCGGTTTGTAAATCCCGGGTACTCCGTGTATGCATCCATGAAAGGCGCGGTAGAAGTATTAACCAAATACATGGCGAAAGAATTCGGCGCAAGAGGCATTACTGTAAACATTGTGGCGCCCGGCCCGATTATTACAGATTTCAACAACGCCACCATTCGTAACAATCCCAAATTGCAGGAATTCCTCAGCTCATTATCTCCATTAAATCGAGTGGGTGAAGCGGAAGATATTGGCCCCGTTGTAGCCTTCCTGTGTACCGGCGATGCCGCGTGGATAAATGGACAGCGGATTGAAGTAGCGGGTGGAATTAATTTATAGTGGTTACAGCTGTTCCAGCACCTCCCCAATTACAGCAAAGACCAGTTCGATTATCTGGCAAACCCGGGTAAATACAGGAACCTGGGTTCGCGGTAGCTTATTGCTTTTAATTTTACGCATACAGGACAACCGGTTTATTAAATTTATCCAGTTTTTGTCAATATTATAAAAACACGATCCATCTTACCTGGTTTTTATCAATTTTTATTAAAAGTTGACTTTATTTATTGAAACTCATTAGTAATTAATAAAACAGGGCATTTTATATTGATTATTGCTAACTATTTCGATTACCTGTTAATACTTCCTGATTATGAGTAACTTCTGATAGAAATTGCAGATTATCACTAAAAGCTGCAAATATTTTATAAAAGCTGCCAACTTTTGCTAAAAGCCGGCAGCTTTTAGCAATTACTATCAGCCTTCATTATAAATTGGCAGGTTTTTATATTTACCAGTAACATACATTAACAGTTACCTGCTTTCATTTGAAACTAACGCATTCTAACATTTGATGACAACAGAAATTGATCCTCATCAAATAATTGAAACAATTGATATGTAATTTAGGTTGTTCCTCAACAATTCTATAAATTTAACTACAAACGCAACTAGTTACTCAAAGGGGATTCAATGCACAGTTATTTATTAACTTTTTAACCTGACTGTATGAACAGGAAGTTGGCATTGAATTTTAGAAAGCATAGCGGACCCGATCTAATCACTGATGCCTATCGGGTCGTGAATAAACTAACTGACAACGAATTTTTCCCCGAGGTAAAACCCTTGTTAGCTCCCATTCTCGAAACAGCGAATCAATTGCAGCATGCTGTGGTCGAAGCTTCAGATGGCGACTCCTTAAAGATCATCATCAAGAACGACATGAAAGAAAAACTGATCGCATTACTACGTGAACTGGGCGATTGGATTGAAAAACATTCAAATGGTGATGACTTAGCCATGGTAAGCAGTGGATTTATGCTGGCAAAACCCAGGAAAGAGATCTCCCTGCAAAACCCTGTTGAATTTATTATTATTCCGGGGAAGAATATGGGCGAAATAATCATGCAGGTTAAAAGAGTAAATGGCGCCAAAGCCTATATATTTCAATATACCCCGGATCCTTTGACCGACGACAGCAAGTGGAAGACCATTAACAGTACCAAACGTAAAATAGTAATAACGCAATTGCCCCTTGGCGTAAAGTTCTTTTTCCGTATGGCGGCCATTGGCGCCCGCAACCAGGTGGTTTATACAAAAACCCTGTTCAGGTATATTGCTTAAATAGTTCCCTTCCCTTCTCCCGGCATTCACCGATACATTGTACCGGTTTACCGACACATGCCCATTCTACGCATCTTGCACCAAACACATCCTCAAAATTCAACGTATCATGCTCAATGTATGTGCATTTGGGGTGGCAATTGCAAATTGCCCTCCGGCGCCAGCATGGAGTTCTTTAAAAAACTGGAATCAGTCAACGTTTGCAGAAAGGCGGTCAATTGCCCGATCTCGTAATTGGTGAGCGGCATTTTGTGCTGTAACAGGGAATCAGTTGTTGCAGACACTGTCATATCCCGCCGGTAATGCTCAAAAACATTCAGCAGGGAGAAAAAACGGCCATCGTGCCCATAGGGAAAAGTCACCATCACATTACGCAGGGAGGGCACTTTAAACTTCAATGAATCAGCCGGATTACCGGTAATGGCCATTCGCCCATAGTCATTCAGGGTGTTATCAACGGATAAGCCGGTATTTCGGTACGACAAATCCGTAAAGAACGGCTCTTTATGACAGGAGCTGCATTTCTGTTTAAAGATGTCGTAGCCCAGCTGCTCGGGTAACAGAAAGGTTGCTTCTCCGCGCAGCACCTGGTCGTATTTGCTGTTGCTGCTCACCAGCATCAGCATGTACTGGCTCAATGCCCGGGTAACCCGTTGCGTATTGATGCCTTCACTGCCAAATGCAGCCCTGAACATTTTCTGATAGGCGGCATCCTGTTGCAGCTTGCGGATAACACCTGCCAGTGTTTCACCCATTTCATTGGGTGCGGTTAATGGCATCAGCGGTTGCAGATCGAGATGGGCAATACCGCCATCCCACATAAATTCGCTTTGCCAGGCCAGGTTTTGCAATGCAGGCGCATTACGAGTGGTGAGGGAACTGTTTACGCCATGACTGAGGTTGTGTTCATATGTTGAAAACGCGGCGAATTGCTGATGGCAACTGCCACAGGAAATAGTTGAATCAACACTTAAACGTTCATCGTAAAACAGTTTCCGGCCCAGCAAAAAACCTTCGCGGGTAAGCGGGTTCTTTGTGAAATCGTATTTCGGTTTTGGCCATTTGGGAGGAACCACGAATGGCAATGGCGTGGGTGTAGCAGCTAACAATACAAACAATAACCCTGATATGGTAATGATGATTTTCATAATGCTATGGAAAACATGCGGGAATAATTGTCGGCCAGCTGCATGGCCAGCCGGCCTGGTTGATGACAAAGTGGAGCCTGTGCAATATGAATGGCATGTACGGCATTGAACCACTTCATCAGATCGGCTTCAATAGTAATAACCGGACCGGTTGATGGGGTCAGATCCAAAGTAATTTTTCTACTGGCGTTGAAAGGTGTTTTAAACCCACCCACATCCCAGTTAACCAGGTGAGCCGGTGCGTGTGAGGAATCGCTTTTGCCTTCGAGCCTGGCAAAAATGTAACCACTGTTCCAGGTCCAGAACATGCCATTGAGCGGATCGAGCGAACCGGTTTGAACGCCGCTTACATTCAGGCTACTGTCTACCCCAATCACAAAGGAAAGCGATTTCGGGGTTGTAACTGAAATGGAGAATGTCAATGTTTTTGATTCAGGCGCCGATTCATCGATCAAAAATATTTTATCAGACAGCGCTGTTTCTTTTTGACCCGTGCCCGTGATACTGAAGTGTGATAAATAATATTTGAACCGGGTTATAGTCACCGGTTCACCAAACGGGTTAACATAGCTTTCATTAAACAGTTGAAGCTCCCTGCTACCCATTTTGTGTTTGAATTGAATGGTTAGCGAACGGGGAGCATGCGTAACAAAACCAGCTACAGGCAGCAGGCCAAGAAATAACAAGAGTTGTTTGATGATCGAATTCATTTATAATAATTACAACGCAATATTATACTAAATAGTGAATGCATAAATTTTTTATGAAGTATTCGAAGTATACCCCGGTACAAACCCTTAGAAAACCATTACACCTCCTGCCCTTGCTGATAAGCCTGTTATTGTATGCGCAGTCAACTATGGCCATGCACGTAAAGGGTGGTTATATTGAATACAAATACAATGGCGCAGGCGCATCAGCCGGTACTTCCAATTATACGATTACCGTTACCGTTTTCTTTAGTTGTACCACCAATGGCCCAAAAGAATCGGTATACCTGGGCGTATACAATGCCGGCACCAATGCTTTGGCCGCCAGTAAATTGATCAGTTATACCTCTACGAAAACCATTTCAAAAACCAGTTACAGTCCGTGTATGAGTAACCCGCCGGGTATTTGTTACGAGATCCGGGCCTTTGTATACACACTTGACCTGCCCGACATTTCCGCCGGTTATGTATTGGCTGTGCAGGATGCCTTGCGGGTAAGCGGTATTATCAACATCAGCAATTCGGGTAATTCAGGCATCACCATTACAGCAATGATACCTGGTGTCATCAATAGTGTTGATTACCACAAGAACAACAGTCCGAATTTCCTGTTTCTCGATACGGCCATTGTTTGTTACAATGGTAATTTCACTTATCCGTTCAAAGCTACTGATGCAGATGGCGATTCCCTTTCTTACTCTTTTGGATCTGGATTAAATGTGAGCAATCCGAGCGGACAAACCTCTTCCTCCGTACCCGGCAGCCCGCCCTATCCCGTGCTTACTTACAATAGTGGTTATAGTGGCACTTCGCCATTAGGCGCCACCGTTACCATTGACCCGGCAACCGGGATGTTATCCGGAACTGCGCCAGCCACTACGGGTGAATATGTGGTTGCCGTATATGTAAAAGAATGGCGCAATGGGGTGTTGATGGATTCCATCAAAAAAGAATTACAAATTTACGTATACAACTGTACATTGTCGGCAGCCAGCCTGAAATCGAACTATACCAACTGTAATGACTTTACGTTTAATTTTCAGAACGAATCTATTGCCTCTAATATCACTTCTTATTACTGGGATTTTGGCGTACCCAATATTACAACCGATGTGAGCACCGCAGCCACGCCTACCTACACCTACCCCGTTGCCGGAACGTTCACTACAAAACTGAAAGTGAGCAATTCACTGGGGTGTACTGATTCTGCCACAGCTACAGTAAAAGTATATCCGGGCTTCACCCCCAATTTTAATTTCAGCGGCAGTTGTTATCAGTCGCCCTTTCAATTTACCGACGCTACGGTTGCCCAATATGGCACGGCGAACAGCTGGAGCTGGAATTTTGGCGAACCGGCTTCCGCCACCAATACAGCTTCTATAAATAATCCCACCCACACTTTTGCCAGTGCGGGTAATTATACAGTGGCGCTTACAGTAGGCAGTAGTGTAGGCTGCAGTGGGTCCATCAATAAAACAGTTACCGCCAACGACAAGCCCAATTTAAGTCTGCCATTTACCGATACCTTAATTTGCACCATCGATACTTTGCCCCTGATTGCCAATGTTACCGGCAGCGGTATTACGTACAGCTGGTCGCCCAATACCAATATGTTGTACGCCAATACCGCCAACCCGCTGGTATGGCCCAAAGACACTACTGTTTATACGGTTACGGTAACGCAAAACGCCTGCGTTACTACGGGTTCTGTAACGGTTAATACGCTTGACTATATTACGGTAACCCTACCGGCAGACACAACAGTTTGCAAAACCGATAGCTTTACCCTGAATCCTATAAGTTATGCGTTGCAATATGTATGGTCACCAGCCACGGGATTGAGCAGCACCACAAAAAAATATCCAAAGGCCTATGCAGACAATGATATTACCTACACCGTTACGGCCAACCTGGGTAAGTGCCAGGACCAAACGGCCATGCATGTAAAAGTAGTTCCATACCCGCAGGTATACGCCGGCGCCGACACCACCATTTGTTATGGCAGCACGGCTCAACTCAATGCCAGCATGGTGGCTGCGTATTTCAACTGGTTGCCGGTTAGCACTCTTATCAACCCGGGCACGCTGACGCCCGTTGCACATCCAACCACCAGTACCCCTTATATAATCACGGTAACTGATACCCTTGGTTGTCCCAAACCGGTTTCAGACACGGTAACCGTTTTTGTGATCCCAAAAATCATTGTATTCGCCGGCAATGATACGGCTGTTGTTGTGGGGCAGCCATTGCAACTGAACGCCACGGCCAATGCAGGTCTTACCTTAAATTATAACTGGTCGCCCGGTTCGTGGCTAAGCGATCCTTCTATCTACAATCCCATCGCCACCTTTCCATCGGGCGTAGATTCCCTTACGTATGTAGTAACGGCATCTACCAAAGAAGGTTGTTACGGCGCCGATGCCATTACAGTAAAAGTATTTAAAACCAATGCAGATATTTTTATGCCGAATGCGTTCTCCCCTAATAGTGATGGGAAGAATGACGTTTTCAAACCCATCCTGGTGGGCATAGCCAAGCTGAGCATTTTCAGCATTTATAATCGTTGGGGACAACTGGTATACACCACCTCGCAAAATAACAAAGGATGGGAC
The Niastella koreensis GR20-10 genome window above contains:
- a CDS encoding adenylate/guanylate cyclase domain-containing protein, producing the protein MRQLAAILFADMTGYTALMQENEQLARSKRQRLKEVLEATIPRFYGKILQYYGDGSLSIFNSAIDSVHAAIEIQQLLQQSPAVDLRIGIHTGDVTIEEEAIFGDGVNLASRIESLAVPGGVFVSEKVYDEIRNQQHIQTRELGYFELKNIKQPIRVFAIANNGIVVPGRHEVRGKTTAPNNRLAVLPFVNMSADPENEFFSDGITEELLNALTRVDGLQVTSRTSAFAFKGKNDDIRDIAIQLNVDKILEGSVRKAGNRVRITAQLINAADGFHIWSETYDRKLDDIFEVQDEISAIITNKLKENLTISPKQVPGIKSSIKNIAAYTHYLKGLHFKNKLTPGDTRKAIECFKQAIAIEPGYAEAYAMVAQSYCDLGTKGQMIPHTAFEIGHQYAGKALELDDTIAEGHIAKAMPYLYYEWKWQDAYDSLQKAIELNPGAVAAYDLLGFYYIAKGQKAQAVKVLEEAEQIDPLSPTIIRSLGMMYIFAERFDEGIVQAEKLLEMNPEMRSALELKAWCIGMKGDWQTALGYFLEVHRLTNHPLKGLMGLGHAYARVGMTDKALECIQKLEQRELEEPDSVIDGDFAAIYLALGNLDKTFYYLNHCIDKRLGPVACFIEYPPYKTVKADPRFEELKHRMGIPSA
- a CDS encoding ABC transporter ATP-binding protein: MALLKVSGIGKQLGTTTVLQDISFSQKKDQKLAIVGESGSGKSTLLKIIGGLIQPDSGDVLFGNKHVEGPNEKLIPGHPKMAYLSQHFELRNNYRVEEILEYANTLPEKEAETLYEVCHIRHLLKRKTDQVSGGEKQRIAMARLLIGAPKLFLLDEPFSNLDNLHRNTLRAVIKAMGEKLGITCLMVSHDPVDALSWADEIIVMKSGQIIQQNTPEKIYRQPVNEYAAGLFGKFNAFTKAEAAAFGEIPKACGNGKRLYIRPEAFTLTPKKSKTAVAGKVIGVAFLGSGYEVEIALPASMITVRTEDNTLKKGDTVYVTFKK
- a CDS encoding helix-turn-helix domain-containing protein, whose product is METIATPAISFRQKEIVNQYTTALDKHMLELKAGEVEVMHEIRDFANMLHIHPVHLSNTIKEVTGKSACDLFEERLVTLSKEMIATTSLSIGEIARQLTYDPSNFVKFFKKYTGMTPKKYRDSL
- a CDS encoding SDR family NAD(P)-dependent oxidoreductase translates to MSTTKIALVTGGSRGLGKDMALNLGKKGIDVIITYNNNEAAATEVVKAIEALGQQAAALQLNMANLPSYNEFVQQVITTLQSKWNTSQFDFLINNAGIGGGLPIEKVTEEFFDEFLNVHFKGVYFLTQKLVPHLNNGGRVINISTGTTRFVNPGYSVYASMKGAVEVLTKYMAKEFGARGITVNIVAPGPIITDFNNATIRNNPKLQEFLSSLSPLNRVGEAEDIGPVVAFLCTGDAAWINGQRIEVAGGINL
- a CDS encoding cytochrome-c peroxidase, whose translation is MKIIITISGLLFVLLAATPTPLPFVVPPKWPKPKYDFTKNPLTREGFLLGRKLFYDERLSVDSTISCGSCHQQFAAFSTYEHNLSHGVNSSLTTRNAPALQNLAWQSEFMWDGGIAHLDLQPLMPLTAPNEMGETLAGVIRKLQQDAAYQKMFRAAFGSEGINTQRVTRALSQYMLMLVSSNSKYDQVLRGEATFLLPEQLGYDIFKQKCSSCHKEPFFTDLSYRNTGLSVDNTLNDYGRMAITGNPADSLKFKVPSLRNVMVTFPYGHDGRFFSLLNVFEHYRRDMTVSATTDSLLQHKMPLTNYEIGQLTAFLQTLTDSSFLKNSMLAPEGNLQLPPQMHIH
- a CDS encoding MbnP family protein; protein product: MNSIIKQLLLFLGLLPVAGFVTHAPRSLTIQFKHKMGSRELQLFNESYVNPFGEPVTITRFKYYLSHFSITGTGQKETALSDKIFLIDESAPESKTLTFSISVTTPKSLSFVIGVDSSLNVSGVQTGSLDPLNGMFWTWNSGYIFARLEGKSDSSHAPAHLVNWDVGGFKTPFNASRKITLDLTPSTGPVITIEADLMKWFNAVHAIHIAQAPLCHQPGRLAMQLADNYSRMFSIAL
- a CDS encoding PKD domain-containing protein — translated: MKYSKYTPVQTLRKPLHLLPLLISLLLYAQSTMAMHVKGGYIEYKYNGAGASAGTSNYTITVTVFFSCTTNGPKESVYLGVYNAGTNALAASKLISYTSTKTISKTSYSPCMSNPPGICYEIRAFVYTLDLPDISAGYVLAVQDALRVSGIINISNSGNSGITITAMIPGVINSVDYHKNNSPNFLFLDTAIVCYNGNFTYPFKATDADGDSLSYSFGSGLNVSNPSGQTSSSVPGSPPYPVLTYNSGYSGTSPLGATVTIDPATGMLSGTAPATTGEYVVAVYVKEWRNGVLMDSIKKELQIYVYNCTLSAASLKSNYTNCNDFTFNFQNESIASNITSYYWDFGVPNITTDVSTAATPTYTYPVAGTFTTKLKVSNSLGCTDSATATVKVYPGFTPNFNFSGSCYQSPFQFTDATVAQYGTANSWSWNFGEPASATNTASINNPTHTFASAGNYTVALTVGSSVGCSGSINKTVTANDKPNLSLPFTDTLICTIDTLPLIANVTGSGITYSWSPNTNMLYANTANPLVWPKDTTVYTVTVTQNACVTTGSVTVNTLDYITVTLPADTTVCKTDSFTLNPISYALQYVWSPATGLSSTTKKYPKAYADNDITYTVTANLGKCQDQTAMHVKVVPYPQVYAGADTTICYGSTAQLNASMVAAYFNWLPVSTLINPGTLTPVAHPTTSTPYIITVTDTLGCPKPVSDTVTVFVIPKIIVFAGNDTAVVVGQPLQLNATANAGLTLNYNWSPGSWLSDPSIYNPIATFPSGVDSLTYVVTASTKEGCYGADAITVKVFKTNADIFMPNAFSPNSDGKNDVFKPILVGIAKLSIFSIYNRWGQLVYTTSQNNKGWDGTIHGQKQDPGTYVYMVSGIDYLGRTVTKKGAFTLVR